In a single window of the Carassius gibelio isolate Cgi1373 ecotype wild population from Czech Republic chromosome A12, carGib1.2-hapl.c, whole genome shotgun sequence genome:
- the LOC128025387 gene encoding leucine-rich repeat-containing protein 59-like, whose amino-acid sequence MIKGKVENIKDKIDGNELDLSLSNLTEVPVKDLAAFPKATVLDLSCNNLTVLNPEFCSLTHLIKIDLSKNQLVCLPDEIGQLSSLQHLDLYNNKLKKLPVGFSQLKSLKWLDLKDNPLEPALAKAAGDCLDEKQCKQCASRVLQHMKLLQEEAEKDQECRLLKARELEKKKEAKQREKEAREKEAQKKKKAEEKERKRKEYQAQMATSAAQEQQKKKKEKKKNAAQNQGKKTASECVPKAKWSICSLFFSLLLKLLLLLIVGVASVIAVCQLTDLRKEAFCVPVNVHFEETVRWAQGLDVVQQVIQKISDL is encoded by the exons ATGATTAAAGGCAAAGTTGAAAACATTAAAGACAAAATCGATGGCAACGAGCTTGATTTAAGTCTCAGTAATCTTACAGAAGTGCCAGTCAAGGATTTG GCAGCATTTCCAAAGGCAACGGTTTTGGATCTCTCCTGTAATAATCTAACGGTTCTGAAT CCTGAATTCTGCAGCTTGACTCACCTCATCAAAATTGATCTGAGCAAGAACCAGCTTGTCTGCTTACCAGATGAAATTGGGCAACTCAGTAGTCTCCAGCACTTGGATTTAtacaataacaaattaaaaaagcTTCCCGTTGGCTTTTCACAACTCAAG AGTCTGAAATGGCTGGATCTGAAGGATAACCCACTGGAGCCAGCATTGGCCAAGGCTGCAGGCGATTGCTTGGATGAGAAGCAGTGCAAACAGTGCGCATCCAGG GTTCTTCAGCACATGAAGCTACTGCAGGAAGAAGCAGAAAAGGATCAAGAATGTCGATTGTTGAAAGCGAGAG AactagaaaagaaaaaagaagccaAGCAGAGGGAAAAGGAGGCCAGGGAAAAGgaagcacaaaaaaagaaaaaagcagaagagaaagagaggaagagaaaggaGTATCAAGCTCAGATGGCTACTTCTGCGGCACAAGAAcaacagaaaaagaagaaagagaagaaaaagaatgCTGCTCAAAATCAAG GTAAAAAGACAGCATCCGAGTGTGTGCCCAAAGCCAAGTGGTCCATCTGCTCCCTGTTCTTCTCTCTGCTCCTAAAACTCCTTCTCCTGCTAATTGTGGGAGTAGCAAGTGTAATAGCAGTTTGTCAGTTGACTGATCTGAGGAAGGAGGCGTTCTGTGTTCCAGTCAACGTGCACTTTGAGGAGACGGTGAGGTGGGCTCAGGGTCTGGATGTCGTGCAGCAGGTCATTCAGAAAATATCTGATCTCTGA
- the LOC128025388 gene encoding alpha/beta-tubulin-N-acetyltransferase 9 isoform X2, producing the protein MRINEDTLLEGEKVVLVPYNADHVPRYHQWMCSPELQKLTASEPLTLEQEYDMQRSWREDDDKCTFIILDKQKWADPSIPEQECMVGDVNIFLTDPSDASLAELEIMIAVPCYRGKGLGKEVTRMMMCYGVHKLGVQKFEVKIGLDNKISIAMFKNFHFRELSISEVFREVTLGVTMNEALQKHVFGNMDFMLQREYGKARDIRQAPFCDNSL; encoded by the exons ATGAGGATAAATGAAGATACATTACTGGAGGGGGAGAAGGTCGTATTAGTGCCTTACAATGCAGATCATGTTCCCAG GTATCATCAATGGATGTGCTCTCCTGAACTGCAGAAGCTGACTGCATCAGAACCCCTGACACTGGAGCAGGAATATGACATGCAAAGAAGCTGGAGAGAAGATGATGACA AGTGCACCTTCATCATCTTGGACAAACAAAAATGGGCAGATCCGAGTATACCGGAGCAAGAGTGCATGGTGGGAGATGTAAACATTTTCCTCACAGACCCCAGTGATGCTTCCCTGGCTGAACTGGAGATCATGATTGCAG tgcCCTGCTACAGAGGAAAGGGACTTGGGAAAGAAGTGACACGCATGATGATGTGCTACG GTGTCCATAAACTtggagttcaaaagtttgaagttaAGATTGGTTTGGATAACAAAATCAGCATCGCCATGTTCAAGAATTTCCACTTCAGAGAG CTGTCCATCAGTGAAGTCTTTCGGGAGGTCACACTCGGGGTCACCATGAACGAGGCTTTACAGAAGCATGTTTTTGGAAACATGGATTTCATGCTGCAGAGGGAGTATGGGAAGGCGCGGGACATCCGACAGGCACCGTTCTGTGATAATAGTTTGTAG
- the LOC128025388 gene encoding alpha/beta-tubulin-N-acetyltransferase 9 isoform X1, with product MLLIMRINEDTLLEGEKVVLVPYNADHVPRYHQWMCSPELQKLTASEPLTLEQEYDMQRSWREDDDKCTFIILDKQKWADPSIPEQECMVGDVNIFLTDPSDASLAELEIMIAVPCYRGKGLGKEVTRMMMCYGVHKLGVQKFEVKIGLDNKISIAMFKNFHFRELSISEVFREVTLGVTMNEALQKHVFGNMDFMLQREYGKARDIRQAPFCDNSL from the exons AT GCTGCTTATAATGAGGATAAATGAAGATACATTACTGGAGGGGGAGAAGGTCGTATTAGTGCCTTACAATGCAGATCATGTTCCCAG GTATCATCAATGGATGTGCTCTCCTGAACTGCAGAAGCTGACTGCATCAGAACCCCTGACACTGGAGCAGGAATATGACATGCAAAGAAGCTGGAGAGAAGATGATGACA AGTGCACCTTCATCATCTTGGACAAACAAAAATGGGCAGATCCGAGTATACCGGAGCAAGAGTGCATGGTGGGAGATGTAAACATTTTCCTCACAGACCCCAGTGATGCTTCCCTGGCTGAACTGGAGATCATGATTGCAG tgcCCTGCTACAGAGGAAAGGGACTTGGGAAAGAAGTGACACGCATGATGATGTGCTACG GTGTCCATAAACTtggagttcaaaagtttgaagttaAGATTGGTTTGGATAACAAAATCAGCATCGCCATGTTCAAGAATTTCCACTTCAGAGAG CTGTCCATCAGTGAAGTCTTTCGGGAGGTCACACTCGGGGTCACCATGAACGAGGCTTTACAGAAGCATGTTTTTGGAAACATGGATTTCATGCTGCAGAGGGAGTATGGGAAGGCGCGGGACATCCGACAGGCACCGTTCTGTGATAATAGTTTGTAG